A segment of the Syntrophales bacterium genome:
CTCGCAATGACCAGAATTGCAGTTTTGCAAAGCTCTCATATTTTCAGGTAATAAAAAGATTTTTTGTGGGAAAATTGGGATCGCTTGTAAGGTTAACACCAATGCGCCTCAGGCCCGCTTCATCACCCGGTGTGGGAATGTGTGTCATATGGACTTCACAGCCGTGAAGCTCTTTCAATTTTTCGATCGCCAATTGAGCTGCCGAATTGGTCGTTGCACTGATACTCAGAGCAATAAGCGCTTCTTCCAGGTCCATACTAACCGTTTTCTCGTGCAACATTTCCGTTTTAAGATTACTGATAGAATCTGTAATGTAGGGCGGCAGTAGTTTTATCTTGGCTGGTATTCCCGCCAGATGTTTTATAGCATGCAGAATAAGGCTTGATGCTGCATGCATCAGGGGGGAGTTATTGCCCGTAACAACAGACCCATCCTTGAGCGCTATGGCAGCCCCACAGAAGATACCTTCATTGCCTTTATCTTTCTCCTGTGCTTCAACGGCAGCCCGGCGTGCCGGTCCAACCACATTTCTGTCTTCCGGTTCAAGATTAAAATCCTTGATAAAAAGCTCTACCCTCTGGACGGTTTCTTTATCGGTAAAACCCATGACATACTCACACCGATACCTGAAATACCGCCTGATTATCTCCTGCTTGGCTGCCTCCTTCGTCACCTCATCATCCGTTATGGCAAAACCACAGCGATTTACTCCCATATCGGTCGGCGATTTATAGAATGCTTCGCCTCCCGTTATCTTTCCTAATATCCTCTTTACAACAGGAAACGCATCAACGTCACGATTATAGTTTACAGCCATCTTCTCGTATGATTCCAGATGAAATGGATCAATGAGATTGAAATCCCTGATATCCGCCGTCGCGGCTTCATACGCTACATTAACCGGGTGTTTAAGGGGTAAATTCCAGATAGGGAAAGTTTCAAACTTGGCATATCCGGACTTATTGCCTCTTCTGTAATCATGGTATAGCTGCGACAGGCAGGTGGCTAACTTTCCGCTGCCGGGACCTGGACCGGTAACAACAACAAGTGGTTTATCTGTTTCAATATACTCATTTGCACCATAACCCTCGTCACTCACAACCATATCCACATCGGTGGGGTACCCTTTCGTATAACGATGTGTGTAGACTTTAACATCTCGTCTTTCCAGCTTATTCTTGAACAACACGGCAGACGGTTGGTTCTCAAAGCGTGTTATAATGACACCCGGCACATTGATTCCAAACTCCCGCAGATCATCAATGAGCTTGAGGGCGTCGGAATCATAGGTAATGCCGAAGTCTGCCCTTATTTTCTTT
Coding sequences within it:
- a CDS encoding DUF1846 domain-containing protein, translating into MTAKTGFDNEKYIEEQTKAILERIERFDNKLYLEFGGKLLFDYHAARVLPGYDPNVKMRLLRELKDKADILLCIYAGDIERKKIRADFGITYDSDALKLIDDLREFGINVPGVIITRFENQPSAVLFKNKLERRDVKVYTHRYTKGYPTDVDMVVSDEGYGANEYIETDKPLVVVTGPGPGSGKLATCLSQLYHDYRRGNKSGYAKFETFPIWNLPLKHPVNVAYEAATADIRDFNLIDPFHLESYEKMAVNYNRDVDAFPVVKRILGKITGGEAFYKSPTDMGVNRCGFAITDDEVTKEAAKQEIIRRYFRYRCEYVMGFTDKETVQRVELFIKDFNLEPEDRNVVGPARRAAVEAQEKDKGNEGIFCGAAIALKDGSVVTGNNSPLMHAASSLILHAIKHLAGIPAKIKLLPPYITDSISNLKTEMLHEKTVSMDLEEALIALSISATTNSAAQLAIEKLKELHGCEVHMTHIPTPGDEAGLRRIGVNLTSDPNFPTKNLFIT